A window from Pseudomonas kribbensis encodes these proteins:
- a CDS encoding NfeD family protein, with product MTLPEGHVNIRRCAFVLLMLLSGSALAADIPLHAIDPIGLWLITLGIVFLIAEAALPNYGVIGLGGIVMFVIGALILSNAELPVPMMIGLGLVSALLLIALLVRALKTRPRHPVSGDAGLVGSVTAVTVVESPDTRNGWVQLQGERWQVSSATPLHAGQPVRVVGRKGLLLQVAAADAAPLGE from the coding sequence CTCTCCCGGAGGGTCACGTGAACATCCGTCGCTGTGCGTTTGTCCTGTTGATGCTGCTGAGCGGATCGGCCCTGGCTGCGGACATCCCGTTGCACGCCATCGATCCCATCGGCCTGTGGCTGATCACCCTGGGCATCGTGTTTCTGATCGCCGAAGCCGCGCTGCCCAATTACGGCGTGATTGGCCTGGGCGGCATCGTCATGTTCGTGATCGGCGCGCTGATCCTGAGTAACGCCGAGCTGCCGGTGCCGATGATGATCGGCCTTGGGCTGGTCAGCGCGCTGCTGCTGATCGCGTTGCTGGTTCGTGCCCTGAAGACCCGGCCGCGACACCCGGTCAGCGGCGACGCCGGCCTGGTCGGCAGCGTGACGGCCGTGACCGTCGTGGAGTCGCCGGACACCCGCAACGGCTGGGTGCAATTGCAAGGAGAACGCTGGCAAGTGTCGAGTGCCACGCCTCTGCATGCCGGGCAACCGGTGCGGGTGGTCGGGCGCAAGGGCTTGTTGCTGCAAGTGGCCGCGGCTGACGCGGCACCGCTCGGAGAGTGA
- a CDS encoding sulfotransferase family protein has translation MASLNFDGWLPIRIWKSAGQWQVDWCWFGDTPLHQPFFREAVERALQLPFNQAFRRQTPLSALTDWQTLSPGLAPSAFILHASRCGSTLISQMLARLDDHIVISEPPPLDALLRSDLPAAERRAAITGLLSAYGQRRRGMEQRLVIKLDAWSIGEWPLLHECFPDTPWLFVYRDPLEIAVSHLRRPGMHMVPGLLGECVLDDDLPFEGREDFIARRLGRLLEAARLHCADFGGLTVNYNELPEAMTGRLASFFQLNAEQCEQALTASAQHAKQPSQAFVADGESKRREASPLLQARVERCARAPYEALERLRALTTWPTDPPSP, from the coding sequence ATGGCGAGCCTGAATTTCGACGGCTGGCTGCCGATCCGCATCTGGAAAAGTGCCGGTCAATGGCAGGTGGACTGGTGCTGGTTTGGCGACACGCCGTTGCATCAGCCGTTTTTTCGCGAAGCGGTGGAGCGGGCGCTGCAGTTGCCGTTCAATCAGGCGTTTCGCCGGCAAACCCCGTTGTCGGCGCTCACGGATTGGCAGACGCTCAGCCCCGGCCTGGCGCCGAGCGCCTTCATCCTGCATGCCTCGCGTTGCGGATCGACGCTGATCAGCCAGATGCTCGCCCGCCTCGACGATCACATCGTGATCTCGGAACCGCCGCCCCTCGATGCTTTGCTGCGCAGCGATCTGCCGGCCGCCGAACGCCGTGCCGCCATCACCGGGTTGCTCTCGGCCTACGGCCAGCGCCGGCGTGGGATGGAGCAGCGACTGGTGATCAAGCTCGACGCCTGGAGCATCGGCGAATGGCCGCTGCTTCACGAATGCTTCCCCGATACGCCTTGGCTGTTTGTCTACCGCGATCCGCTGGAAATTGCCGTTTCACACCTGCGTCGCCCGGGTATGCACATGGTGCCCGGCCTGCTTGGCGAGTGCGTACTGGACGACGACCTGCCATTCGAGGGGCGCGAAGATTTCATCGCCCGCAGGCTCGGACGTCTGCTGGAGGCGGCGCGCTTGCACTGCGCTGATTTCGGCGGGCTGACGGTCAATTACAACGAGTTGCCCGAGGCGATGACAGGACGGCTGGCGAGTTTTTTTCAGCTGAATGCCGAGCAATGTGAACAGGCGCTGACTGCTTCGGCACAACATGCGAAACAGCCGTCACAGGCGTTTGTTGCCGATGGCGAAAGCAAACGCCGCGAAGCCTCCCCGCTGTTGCAGGCGCGAGTGGAACGTTGTGCGCGAGCACCTTACGAAGCGCTGGAACGCTTGCGCGCACTCACGACTTGGCCGACAGATCCGCCATCCCCTTGA
- a CDS encoding slipin family protein, whose translation MGLQIGFVALLLLLIALAGSTFRILREYERGVVFQLGRFWQVKGPGLILLIPVVQQMVRVDLRTIVLDVPPQDVITRDNVSVKVNAVLYFRVLDPQKAIIQVEDFLVATSQLAQTTLRAVLGKHELDELLAEREQLNIDIQQVLDAQTDAWGIKVANVEIKHVDLNESMVRAIARQAEAERERRAKVIHAEGELQASEKLMQAAEMLGRQPGAMQLRYMQTLSSIAGDKSSTIVFPLPIELLKGMADLSAKS comes from the coding sequence ATGGGTCTGCAAATCGGTTTTGTCGCGCTGCTGCTGTTGCTCATTGCCCTGGCCGGCTCGACGTTCCGCATCCTGCGTGAATACGAACGCGGCGTGGTGTTCCAGCTCGGGCGTTTCTGGCAGGTCAAGGGGCCGGGGCTGATCCTGTTGATTCCGGTGGTGCAGCAAATGGTCCGGGTCGATCTGCGCACCATTGTCCTCGACGTGCCGCCGCAGGACGTGATCACCCGCGACAACGTCTCGGTCAAGGTCAACGCGGTGCTGTACTTCCGGGTGCTCGATCCGCAGAAAGCGATCATCCAGGTCGAAGACTTCCTGGTGGCCACCAGCCAACTGGCCCAGACCACCCTGCGCGCGGTACTCGGCAAGCATGAACTGGACGAACTGCTGGCCGAGCGCGAACAGTTGAACATCGACATCCAGCAAGTGCTTGACGCTCAGACCGACGCCTGGGGCATCAAGGTCGCGAACGTCGAGATCAAGCACGTCGACCTCAACGAATCGATGGTCCGCGCCATCGCCAGACAGGCCGAAGCCGAGCGGGAACGGCGGGCCAAGGTGATCCACGCCGAAGGCGAATTGCAGGCTTCGGAAAAGCTCATGCAGGCCGCCGAAATGCTCGGTCGCCAGCCTGGCGCCATGCAATTGCGCTACATGCAGACCCTGAGTTCGATTGCCGGCGACAAGAGCTCGACCATCGTCTTCCCGTTGCCGATCGAATTGCTCAAGGGGATGGCGGATCTGTCGGCCAAGTCGTGA
- a CDS encoding aspartyl/asparaginyl beta-hydroxylase domain-containing protein, with translation MSRPAFSRLPVTVDLPLLLQALAVIEHDAWRGHFNTAYFAGDWSGVALISAADALTELSPGTAESVQRAPWLNDRRWQQALQDLPLEIVSARLLRLGPGGQIHEHRDYDLDGPDADLRLHIPLLSPPAVDFWLDGLRMPMAAGECWFLDLARPHRVDNRDSAARIHLVLDCRPGVWLEQMIAEGLPSTPQPGAEDSALQRFQRLLVADPALSATLQALRDPEAFISQTLALAAERGLSFSREELHTAMRNGRRSWNEQWRA, from the coding sequence ATGAGCCGTCCGGCGTTTTCGCGACTGCCGGTGACGGTGGATCTGCCGCTGCTGCTACAAGCCCTTGCGGTGATTGAACACGATGCCTGGCGCGGGCATTTCAACACGGCCTATTTCGCCGGCGACTGGAGCGGCGTGGCGCTGATTTCCGCGGCCGATGCGTTGACCGAACTATCTCCCGGAACCGCCGAGTCCGTGCAGCGAGCCCCTTGGCTGAACGACCGCCGCTGGCAGCAGGCGTTGCAGGATCTGCCGCTGGAGATCGTCAGTGCGCGACTGCTGCGACTCGGGCCCGGCGGGCAGATTCATGAGCATCGAGACTACGACCTCGACGGGCCGGACGCCGATCTGCGGCTGCACATTCCATTGCTCAGTCCGCCCGCGGTGGATTTCTGGCTTGATGGACTGCGCATGCCAATGGCGGCAGGCGAGTGCTGGTTTCTCGATCTTGCGCGACCGCATCGGGTCGACAATCGCGACAGCGCGGCACGCATTCATCTGGTTCTCGACTGTCGCCCCGGCGTCTGGCTGGAACAGATGATTGCCGAGGGTTTGCCGAGTACGCCGCAGCCTGGTGCCGAAGACTCGGCGTTGCAACGGTTTCAGCGTTTGCTGGTCGCGGACCCCGCGTTGTCGGCGACCCTGCAGGCGTTGCGCGATCCCGAAGCGTTCATCAGCCAGACACTGGCGCTGGCCGCCGAGCGTGGCTTGTCATTCTCCCGGGAAGAACTGCACACGGCGATGCGCAACGGTCGCCGCTCGTGGAACGAACAATGGCGAGCCTGA